The proteins below come from a single Camelus bactrianus isolate YW-2024 breed Bactrian camel chromosome 2, ASM4877302v1, whole genome shotgun sequence genomic window:
- the LOC141574981 gene encoding uncharacterized protein LOC141574981: MKSEVCRSEKAFRAPLVPKVSAENAWVPWSTAGGSIKERDERAGAGERRRERATPPLAQRWGREEPEGRRRRQAEEVGGVGRSPAPVARRAAVCSLPATRRALIRRPEPPGRPLPPLRPRHARPGPAPPAPARAGAAGAGGAGRSGEDAAGGWPQAGSGFETTRGLEWPGFDPHTSPQPGILSFPARWARGGGSPGEPRTPTGGTCFELIIGRGRVQRPVLGFRKFTSSYLHCSPSRGPVSPERTPGTFRSGH, translated from the exons atgaaatctga AGTGTGCAGGAGCGAGAAG GCTTTTCGAGCACCATTGGTCCCTAAGGTTAGCGCTGAGAATGCTTGGGTCCCCTGGAGCACAGCAGGGGGAAGTATTAAAGAGAGAGACGAGCGAGCGGGAGCGGGAGAAAGACGCAGGGAGAGGGCGACTCCGCCGCTCGCACAGAGGTGGGGGCGGGAGGAGccggaggggaggaggaggaggcaggcggaggaggtgggaggagtgggCCGCTCGCCGGCTCCTGTTGCTCGCAGAGCGGCCGTCTGCTCGCTGCCGGCGACCCGCAGGGCGCTAATAAGGCGGCCGGAGCCCCCCGGGCGGCCCCTCCCGCCGCTGCGCCCACGTCACGCGAGGCCGGGGCCCGCGCCCCCTGCGCCCGCCCGGGCGGGCGCGGCCGGCGCTGGAGGAgcggggaggagtggggaggacgCCGCCGGCGGCTGGCCCCAGGCAGGGTCAGGGTTTGAAACCACGAGGGGACTCGAGTGGCCCGGATTCGACCCACACACCTCCCCTCAACCCGGGATCCTGTCCTTCCCCGCGAGATGGGCGAGGGGAGGTGGCAGTCCAGGAGAGCCACGGACCCCGACTGGCGGGACCTGCTTTGAGTTAATTATAGGAAGGGGGAGGGTCCAAAGGCCGGTCCTGGGCTTTAGGAAATTCACCTCGTCCTACCTCCACTGCTCTCCCAGCCGGGGACCCGTCTCCCCGGAGAGAACCCCGGGAACCTTCCGGTCCGGTCATTAG